CGGATATCGCACGACCGTCGTGACGGCGTGTCCGCGGTCCAGCGCTTCCCGCAGGAGGGGAGCACCAACGTAACCAGACGCACCGATGACGACGATGTTCATATGCGGCCCCTTCCCGAGTCTTTGACGCTGGTAGATGACAGGAGGGTGCGCCTCACCAAAGAAGGCATGTTCACCAAATACCACGCCGGCGCAGCGTACTCGGTGGTACGCCCACGATGCGTTTGAATGCACGGCTGAACGAGGCTTCTGACTCNNNNNNNNNNTGATTCGTAGCCGAGACGTTCGGCCACCTCGCTCATGGTCAGTTGGTCCTGGTTGGCGGATGGTTTGATTCCTCTCCCTATTCAGATCCGCTCAATGATGATTCAGATGTCCGACCCGTT
The Luteitalea sp. genome window above contains:
- a CDS encoding NAD-dependent epimerase/dehydratase family protein, with product MNIVVIGASGYVGAPLLREALDRGHAVTTVVRYP